The genomic window TTTGAGCGAGATTCCCCCACCTTGACCAAAGCTCGCCTAATCTGCGGTGGTCAACAGGTGGCGCGTTTCGACCACGAGAGACCCGACCCCCTCGACGATCACATGGTGGAGGAGGCGGTGTTCTGGCTCCAGAGCCTTCTGGAAGAAAACGCTGTACAAGTCCTCATTCTGTCCGATTACGGGTTGGGATTTTGCACGCCTCAGCTTTCCGCCGCGGCGATACGCTCGGCTCGGAGCCGAAATATTCCGGTGCTCGTCGACCCGCGGAGCGATGATTGGAGCAAGTACCGAGGCGCTACTGTTGTTACACCCAATCTGTCGGAGCTGGCCACCGTCTGTGGTCCTGTTCCCAATGAAAATATGGCCGTCGCCCGGGCTGGGGAAAACATCCGACGAAAAACGGCTCTGGACTGGCTTTTGGTCACCCGATCTTCTCAGGGCATGACACTGATCGGCGAAACCGGAGTGATCCACGTACCAGCGCGACCCGTAGAGGTTTTCGACGTCAGCGGCGCGGGGGATACGGTCATCGCTTGTGTCGCGGCTGGAGCGGCGGGTGGACTGACCATGGATGAGGCGGTACGATTTTCCAACGAGGCCGCTCAGATCGTCGTCACCAAAGCAGGAACCTATCCTATCGCCGCGACCGACTTGCTCGCCGCGCCAAGAAGCAAAATTTTTTGTGAGTCCCGTGAGTTCGCAGCCGAAATTTGTCGAAAGTGGAAAAAAGAGGGCAAACGGGTGGTCTTTACCAACGGTTGTTTCGACATCCTCCACGCCGGACATGTGGAGAGCTTGGAGCGCGCTCGAGAACTGGGCGACCGATTGATCGTGGGGTTGAACAGTGATCGCTCCGTCAAGGCTCTGAAAGGGGAAAAACGCCCCATCAATAGAGAAGAAGACCGAGCCCACGTTTTGGCCGCGCTGCGAGCCGTGGATCTGGTGGTCGTTTTCGATGAGGACACTCCGGAAAAACTTTTGTCCGAACTCCAGCCTCAGTTTTTGGTCAAGGGTGGAGATTACAAGGCGGACCAGCTTCCTGGACGCCAATGGGTGGAGGAAGTCGTTATTCTACCCCTCCTTCCAGGGCGCTCCACCACGGAAGCAATCCGCCGCCTGGAGAATATAAAAAACAGCGAGCTCTGAAACGATCTTGTTAGGGAGGTATCGGGGGGCCAGTGAGGCTGCTTTTGGCCGATAAGCAGAAAGCCAGCGACGAAGGAGCTGTGCGAATCGCTTAGTTTCTTCATCAACGGGCTCCGCCTTCCCTGAATCAACGGGCTCCGCCCTCCCTGAACCAACGGGCTCCGCCCTCCCTAAATCAACGGGCTCCGCCTTCCCTGAACCAACGGGCTCCGCCCTTCCCTGAACCAACGGGCTCCGCCTTCCCTAAATCAACGGGCTCCGCCTTCTCTGAATCAACGGGCTCCGCCCTCCCTGAACCAACGGGCTCCGCCCTCCTGAGCTTGAACAATTACCGATCTTTTTATAATGATAATGTCTCGTTCATGCTTCCTGTGCGGTACCCCAGCAGGTCCAGGGAGACGTAGGCAAAGCCGATCCGTTTGAACTGAGCGTACAACG from Synergistaceae bacterium includes these protein-coding regions:
- the rfaE2 gene encoding D-glycero-beta-D-manno-heptose 1-phosphate adenylyltransferase, producing MSNLPERALDLLRFGRVKELGVAILGDVVLDRYLAGSTTRVSREAPIPVVVCEEETDNLGGAGNVAMNLRGLGCRVFLGGAVGRDEGAARIRDHLKEGGIQSRLFERDSPTLTKARLICGGQQVARFDHERPDPLDDHMVEEAVFWLQSLLEENAVQVLILSDYGLGFCTPQLSAAAIRSARSRNIPVLVDPRSDDWSKYRGATVVTPNLSELATVCGPVPNENMAVARAGENIRRKTALDWLLVTRSSQGMTLIGETGVIHVPARPVEVFDVSGAGDTVIACVAAGAAGGLTMDEAVRFSNEAAQIVVTKAGTYPIAATDLLAAPRSKIFCESREFAAEICRKWKKEGKRVVFTNGCFDILHAGHVESLERARELGDRLIVGLNSDRSVKALKGEKRPINREEDRAHVLAALRAVDLVVVFDEDTPEKLLSELQPQFLVKGGDYKADQLPGRQWVEEVVILPLLPGRSTTEAIRRLENIKNSEL